ACGCTCTGGATTGTAGCTCTGCTGGGTAGTCCCGGACACACCCAATTCTGGGTCCAGTTCCTGAAGTCCATTTGCATGATAAGCGTTTGCCCAAGTCAAACACTGGTGGTTTGGCATTGGCACCCAAAACGTTCTTAGTTTCCTCTTGAACGgttgtgattgtggttttCTTTGTGATATCATCTGAACTAGTTGTCTTTCCACCGTCTGATTCTGTTGATTTGAATGATTCAAGCTTTGTTGGTTCCCCATCAGTGATCTTCATTGAAGGATAGTCATCATCAATTGCACACCTCTGTGGAAAACCAATAAAAGATCATTAGAAAATTGACCCCAAAAATGTTATATGAGATTAGCTAGACATGTAAAAcatgaacaaataaataaaaaatagtaattTAATTACCTTAACATTGGAGAGATCTACATGATTTTCTTCTAGGAAGCTGATGAATTCCATGAAGTTTTCTTCTGTTGGGTGATAATGACCACTGTATGGCCAAATAGCCTCAAGAATCCCATCATGGGCAACCAATCTTCCAGCTGCTGTGGTGGCTCCTCCTGCTAGAAAACTGGAGTGTTGAAACTGGCCCTTCTTCTTCTGCCCCACATACAAGGACCTTGTTGTGCTCAGCACAAATATCCATTTGGAACCTCCAATGGTGTTCACAAGCACCCCACTTTGCCTGTATAAAAGCTTCCCATTTTCCACCACTACTTCATAtgcttctctctctatctGAAATTTTGCCAACACAAAGGTAACACAATCAGATATCAAAACCATTTGCTTATTTTTTATCCACAACCAATACAAAATTAAGTTAGCtgtaaattaaattaggatATGGTTTAGAACTTACTGGTCCGAGATACTTGATGCATTGTCGGTGTAGAACTGGCCTGGGACATTTCTCCACATTTATTTCTTTACCGTCTCCGCAATCCAGCCTGCATTATGCAAATTGATCAGTAAGTGGCAATGAAATCATATCAGAAGAAAGTTTGAAGACAAtcaacaattttatttattaaaaaaacaaactacTTACCAGTAGAAGAAAGGCTGACTGCTCTCACTTTCAAACCAGATATCATAGTAAAAATGTAAATTGTGTCCATACCGATGTCGTGGATCAATCTGCAGAAAACATCAAGAAATAAACAGATTGATGTTAGACCAATGCTTTACATGAACTAGTTTTGTGAACAATGGTTTACAAGGAACATGAAGTTTCCAATGAAATGTCTAGTCTTATAACAGAGGCCAAAGTAAGGACATGAATATAGGGATGGAGAACTAACAGCTTCAAGCCAGTGTTGAAGAGCCAACTTTTGTGCCTTCTCATCCTTGGACAAACCCTTTCCAACCTGCAATAATTACATGGTAAATATTAATATCCAAATGAATATCCAATTAGGAAAATGAGCAAGAGATAAACAGAAAGTTTAAGAAGTAGAAAACAAACCTTGGCTGCTCTTGTCCTAGCCCTTGCCCACCGGGAAACAGCAGTTTCCGGTTTCTCAACATTGAAGAATGACACAGAACTCCGCTTGAGAGCTGCAAAATCTAATGCCTTCCACCTAAAGTATTTGAAATAACCAAATTAATCAAAccatttaatataaaataaaaaaaactgaaatcaaacaaaatttcattggCAAGAAATTACTAGGAGACTCACCATAGCTCCTCAACCACCACAGCACAATCTGCCAGGTTTCTTCGAGTTCGATAACTCTTGTAAACCTTTTGAAGCTTAACTGCTGCAGCATCAAGCTCACTAACGGGCCTTGGTGAAAAGAAAACCGGGTTTTCAGGCACAGCAAGTGCAGGCATTGGTTTATGCTTCAAATCATTTTTGCCTTTACAAACATCTGTGGCCATTTCCTGCCTGTCTTGAACAAGACCCTTGAACGAAAGATTTCTGTCAAGTGTTACATTTTCAGGCTTGTAATCCCTCAAACGAGTTGAATTGTTGGTCCCCAATTCGTTAGAACTATTCGAAACAATGGTGGTTTCTGGTTCTGTTTTCTTGAAGCTATCTGTTTTCTTAAAGCTATGTGTTCTCAATATCACATGAGCACCTCCATCTCTGGGGCTGAGCCTGATGTTGTATGTCAAATCAAAGAAACTATGCTTTACAATCTCCTCCCAGGCTGACGAAAGTAATGAGAGGGATAGCCCCATAGAATTGCTGAAGAAGGCTTCGAGTCTAAAGAGGCAAATTTTACCTGCTCAATATGATCACAAAATAGGTATTATTAGTATACTAAAGATTAGATTGTAAGAAGaactcgaaaaaaaaaaaaagctcaaGCCCTCATGAACATGCCAATGTTCTGATTCTTTGATTTGAAGACACAGTAAATTTAAGGTGGTCCCTTTCAAATGAACAACTTTTCTGAAAAAACTAAGAACTGAAACAGAGGGAAGCTGCTTAACcatcaaaatcccaaaacaCTTGGATTGAAACAAACCTACAAATTGGGTAACAGAATTGGGAGATGAATCAATATCTTACCTGAAATGGGATTGTTCAGAATGTCCTAAAAAGGGTTGTGTTTGAATTCAGAGAGCAAATCCTCACAAGTAATGAGATTATGAGTCTTGACTGCTTAGCTCTCCTCACTTATATATAGctcaaaaaaccaaaaactaatCCCACTAGTCCTTCGTATACGTGTCAAGAATATGGAAGAGGAAAATGGGAAGATGGAAAATATGAAGTCTTTGAATTCTTGAGAAATCAACGGATGATGGTTGCTTTAGAATTGGAAGACAGAATGGTGGGTGTGTGTGATTCAAcgttttgagttttctttggTTCAAATCCCACGAGtgctttgaatttgatggaTTCAAAGCTTGAGAAACTAAAAAACTGCCTTCTCTGTCTTGTGGATGTGAACGTGCCCCTTTATAAAAGGTTGTGTGTTTCCTAACATACAAAAcatggattttttttggggggggagagagagagagagagattaggCGGTCAAAAAAAGTAAGCTTTGCCAGTTTCCATGAAAAAACTCAGAATTGCTTTTTAACTTAAACAAAACTGGGATTTTGGGTCCAtcagacaaaaagaaaagaaaaagaaaaactgggATTTTGTGTGCTTGTTCAATCTCACCAGTCAACAGCCCTACAAGTCAGGGCCTCTCTCATTCATGGCTTTGGTCATGGTAGACGCGCAGAGTCATAAGCATTTGTTGCTTACTCTGTTGCTGTCACTGCGTCTATTTTCTTTATGTCCTTCCTTTACGGTCTGGCCAAGTTACCATAATGCCCTCTTCAAATTTCCACCGTATATGATagttttccattttgttttgggtggcCAAGCCTTCAAATTTGATGTGTTTGTGGTCAGAGTGACATTGTTTTGTGATTAATCGTTAACGTTTAGGGCTTCCAAAGATTATTTAAATGAAATGTTTTGAGTATACacattgtttttataaatgatgaATAATTTATAAGCTTTTTTTAACCATTTCATAAAGCATTTTTTGTCACATTGAGTTGGGAAGCAAGACCCCCAAagaaaaatccgatccgaaaTCTTTCAATGGTATTTCACTAAAAGAAATATTAGAAACGTTCAatacatttgttttttgtttttttgtttgttttatacAAGTAATACTGGAGTAGGGTGAATTTAAACGCATAACCTCAGTGCATAGATAACTGTTTTTAGACATTTGAGCTACAAACCCCTTGTAAAAGGTGTACTTGTGTCGTGTTTcattaattaaacataatttctaaatggttgcatgtttttttttttttctctttataattaaaaaaatcaaatgctAGTAAAATGAGAATCTATGAAGACGTTAGATAGGAATAAATATTTGTGAAATTGGAGCAAAACAAGTGAATAGTCGAAAATCACCTTTGAAATGATGCTTGGGATGCAGGAGAGACGTGCTTGAACAATGCACACCAGTGAGTCAAAATTACCACAGAGAGTCAAAAGTCAAGACATTGAAATcgatatataattataataataataataataattcaatatGTGCTTGTCAAGCAATGCAATCTTTCCGAGCTTTACCTTTGAACATCTTAGCTAGTTCATCCTAACAAAAATTCCATATTATCTAAAAACTGACCAGTAATCACCATTGAAAGTtagtttaaataattttataattatttaaaacttcaaattagGTATATTGATATTTAATTAGACCATTAACTTGCATGTTGACCTTTTATTCCAACAAATAATGAGTGGATTTTTAGCATGGTTGTTGAACCGTAAAGGTCACGACACTGATTCCATCTGAAATTtaatactaaaaataaaatagggcACGAAGGaccaatacatatataaatatagcTATTCTTACTCGTGTAAAATAATTAATCTTGGcctactttttaatttttttaattttcttttataatcaTGTTTAGTCGTCCAGTGTGCATTTTAACAATGGACGTTATGCAATCCAGGCAAGCCAATCCATCGTAAACTATTTACAATTTTTACtcgatttttgttttgagacaACCTTAATGAAATAAGAgaaattttattgataaaacGAAAGAATTACAATAATGAGAACAAAACACTTGATCTCAACTTAAAGAATCACATTATACAACGTCTTTATTTCTAAATAAGATCGGACAACAACTCAAACCAAATAATGATTTTCACATTATGCAGACAAAATCAacaatttttactttttatatataagaacAAACCAACCATTGTCGTTCTCTTTatgaaaaacaataattattgCTTTCATTTCAATCTACTTTAAGcttcataattaatttatatgcaTGCAGCATGTCTCACACCAGTCATCCAATCACTATCCCCAACATATTTTATAGGGcttgtttataaaattatctACCTCAATTACCAACGTTTTCATTGTATTAGTGTGTGTGTACATGCATGATGCATGATTCACGTAAAATTTATGTACACACATAGATCTTCATAATAAGTGCAATTAGTattatgataaataaatataaagtgCGAGTAGACAACTGACCATAATATTCTTTGTGTAGTATTATATTTTCTGTACTTTTTCTTACgctgaattttctttcttcactcATTTGTCACACCTAAATATCGACTCATATGTACACGACATATTGATAGTATGGTCCAAatcaaattatgatttttagttttttttccttttttgcgAAAAtgatgttttagtttttgtaggtgcaataaatcaaaattgttGAGCAGAAGCGGTACACAAAGGGAAAGTCAATCAGTCAGTCACACAAAATTTCCCAGAAGGAGGAGGAAGGGTGTTTATGTAAATTATGGTGACGTTAAAAAAGTCCTGATTTCTTTGTGGATTGTCCCCAGTTCCCGCCACAGCTGTATAGTTAGTTGACCCTGCTGAGTGCTGACGTGTACTGcttttatctctttctcttgcCAGTTGTTGCATGGTTttcctaatttaattaaattatttctgTCAACGTttctcaaaatcaaaaccatgCTTTTGCAACGCGTTTTCGTACCGACAATTTGTCCAGCCGCCAAAATGGTCGATGCTGCCGATCTATAACTATATCGTGTTTTCTATGTGTGCATGCATGGTAGgattttgctagggttttttagCATAGTCATTTTCATCGTTGATGCATGTGAGCAGTGGCGGAGCTAGAAGCAAATTTATAGGGGGAGCCAGTACCATAAATGCAAGATTATATCGagttatattttaactaatattGTAGTTGATgcataaaaaagaattagatTTTCATGGAGTTTGAGGGGCCCTGGCCATAACATAGCTATATGTGGCTCCGCCCCTACATGTGAGATAAACATATGATTGTTAATGTTTTTGAAATCTCATATTCATCAACGATTAGGAACGACCTATGCACATAAGTGACATGTCTTAAGTGTGGAAATGCTAAAGATTTGAGGGCTTTTtgaaatgattaaaaaaaaatattttttttaaatcaaatcccattatctctataatttattttcatatgagggtagttatatatatacaatcaaGTATATAACACAGAATTTCGAATGTATGAATAATTGCTTTTAATCATTTGAACTACGAGTCACTACACCtaatcaattatatatataaatacattatCCGTACATGTATTGAACAAATAGTTGTATATAGGCGTAGAGCCTACCGCTATTCAACAGTTTTGGCCTCTAACAATAATGGAGGTCCATAACTAACCGAATTCAAGACtcataaatgtttttaaaaaaaataaaaataaaaaactttggATGGGGAGGCAGACATGCCTCATATCATACATATTTGTTTTCTGCCAATTAAATACCTCACCTACTTGCATTTCCAGCTGCTTCGGTTGTTGTAAATGACTcatttaatataataaatttttatatattttattttatgaaatataAATGAGAATTCAACAGCATACATGAGACTTAAAATTACTCATATTTGGCATTGCcattttgtacttttttttttctgtattatcaataaaattactatcacttttaataaaataaaaatactgcAAAACcctagttttatttatttttcttttccttgtttgATAGCTATATAGAAGAAGGTGCGAAGAAATTCGAGGAAAATGTGGATGGAGAgaattcaaatcaaaattgggttgattgtttccttttaaatTAGCAGCCTCTAAAACCCTCTCAACCTAAAAAGTTTTCAAACATCACTAAACCTTGAGCTAATTATGCGTTTTAAGTAAGAAATATAGTTTTCAATGGATTTATTTATGCAATGTTGCAGCCTGCAGCTGCAAGTGCATAGaattttcttcaacttcaattcaAGGCTTCAAAGTTGATGTCTGCAGCCTTCGACTGTGCGTGCATTCCGTTCTGAGTGGTCAAACTGACGCCACCAAATATAATTACAATCCAGAAAGAATCAAGacttgataaaaataaaaataaaaataaaaaatttccatgAAGGAAATGGGTTCGCTCCATCTATTGCCAACAAAATCTGCAGGAACAAAATCCATGGGCTCTCACTTCTTTTTTACCCAAAGCTCATGGACCCTCTTGATCCAAAACAACAGTCCATGGACCCACattaatttttccaaattcCATGGGCTCCCtttttaacaaaagaaatgTCTTCCGacccaaagaaaacaaaacaaaacaactcaTACCCTATTTTCAAATGAAACTGGGATGGGCCCTGACAAACAGatactaatatatatatatatatatatatatatatatattattattattattttaaaagacctgtctataatatatatatatattttttaatatataaaaataataataaaacggGTATAGCCGCTGCTATACTATTccttaaatataaaaaaagagtatagtcGGGCGGCTAgacattttctttaaaaactgagtatagccgcgcggctctactatttataaaaaactaaaaaagaatCGCCGCTGTCAAAAAAGTATAGCTGcgcgactatactatttaaaaaaaaactataatatAGTCACACGaatatactatttaaatacattataaTCAAAAGGTATAGTCGTCCGACTATACgatttaataaatagaaaaaagctTTTGAGAGGGACACCTCTTGAACCACATTTCTCATGTTACTTTGTTAGCGGGTCCAAAGCCGCCACCTTCCAGGTAGACCCAACCCAACCGTTGCCTTGTCCAAACTGGCGCACACGTTTTGATTCtctctatattttcttttgtcaatCTCTCCTTACGCCAACTGATATTCTTTCCATCTTCATCCTaatctatctctctctctctctctctctctctctctctctctctttgtctaCCAAGCAACTCCGATGGCGGAATCCAAACCCGGCCCAACGCAAGCTTCACCCGGTACGGTTTTTGGAACTTTCTAATCTGTCATTCTCGTTTTGTCTCTGACCCTCTTGCtagaattttcaatttcatcttttttcttgaTGGATTATTGAAAAGATTGGTTTTTTCAAGGTGGGTTTGAGATTTTAGGAGTGGAAATGAATATTTTGAATCTAATTAGAGTCTGGGATTGGATTGACTGTGCTGAATTTCCTTGTGATTCCTTGCATTTCCGCAGCAATCAATCATGAGCTTATTTCTAGTGATTAAATTTATAACTGCTCCAGAATGTGTAGTTGGTAGATTATAATTTGTCTGTGTAGAAAAGAGAACGATCAAGGgggtaaatttatttttaaatatttaaaatttctcaCAGATAAGGAATTAAAGGCACCTAATTTGATTGAAAGAGCAAAGGAAGAGATTGGAGCAATAATGCACACTGAAAAATCACATAACGATCACAAGGAAACTCATGGCATGCGTACGGATATTGATGAAAAGACCCCACTAGACAATGTCAAAGCTCCAAATATGTTTGAACGAGCGAAGGAGGAGTTTGAGGCTATAGTTGAAGCAATCCATCCCAAGACAGAGTCTCCCACTCATGGCAAAAGGTTTCCCTTTTTTTGGCTCACTTTGTTGTagttttgaacaatttgaaaAGCTGAAAGCAGGCTGAAACTGGCCTTTTGATGTGCTTAGGTTTTGACCTTATTGCTTTTCTTAATATGATTGCAGGGAGGAAAAAAAGGAGTCGAAAAAACAGGAGAAAACCGACTCTCAATCAGGTATAAAATTCATGATAATGTTGCTTTTATGAGATGGTTTCTTGGAACTTTTACATTGGTTTCCATGACTAGCACAAGCAGTTTTTAGAAGATAAGAACAATGGATTGTGGTCAATACTGTTCTGTTTGTATAATATTTTGCCTCTGtttcttttatcttcttcattaTAATTTGTGTGCTGTTATGgacaactaaaaaaatttgagagaaATCTTCTCCATCGTATGCATGCTGACTGAATGTTGTTCGTGGAGAAATTTTATAAGCCAAAAGTCGAGTCTTTTTAGTTCTTAATACTAGGTTTCATGTCTGCAGAAAATAATGCCAAGACAACTAGCTTTATTGGGAAAGCGAAGGAAAAGATTGGAACGATCATGCACCATGAGAAGTCACCAAAGCTTCATGATAAAGAAACTCATGACAAGTCACCAAAGCATCATACTGAAGAAACTCATGGAACGAGTGATGACATAGATGCAAATATCCCAATCGATCATGTTAAGGCTCCGAATGTTTTTGAAAGAGCAAAGGAGGAAATCGAGGCTTTTGTCCAATCGATTCAtcccaagaaaaaagagaaaaatccaGTTTCTTCACCTAAGAAGGAAGGTGGACTGTGAGTGTCAATAGGAAAAGGGTTGGAGAAAGTGTGCTTTCCTCGTGGGAACAAAGATCGGTTGTGAATTCTGGTCAAATTGTGATATTTCTTCCTCATTCTTTTCTGCCCGAATACAACTCGGGTTATACATGAGAAATTATTATATACCCCTTTTTCACGACTCAGTTTATATATGAAAATCGTGTGCATTCAACATATGTCCCTTCTTATCACTTCGTAGGTCTACTATTTTTATCCCCAAAATAGATATAAGATGTTGGGTTTAACTAGCATCAATCACCTATGCGCTTGTAGGGGACAATCACCGTTAGTTGAT
Above is a genomic segment from Prunus dulcis chromosome 7, ALMONDv2, whole genome shotgun sequence containing:
- the LOC117633853 gene encoding uncharacterized protein LOC117633853: MAESKPGPTQASPDKELKAPNLIERAKEEIGAIMHTEKSHNDHKETHGMRTDIDEKTPLDNVKAPNMFERAKEEFEAIVEAIHPKTESPTHGKREEKKESKKQEKTDSQSENNAKTTSFIGKAKEKIGTIMHHEKSPKLHDKETHDKSPKHHTEETHGTSDDIDANIPIDHVKAPNVFERAKEEIEAFVQSIHPKKKEKNPVSSPKKEGGL
- the LOC117633852 gene encoding IQ domain-containing protein IQM1, coding for MGLSLSLLSSAWEEIVKHSFFDLTYNIRLSPRDGGAHVILRTHSFKKTDSFKKTEPETTIVSNSSNELGTNNSTRLRDYKPENVTLDRNLSFKGLVQDRQEMATDVCKGKNDLKHKPMPALAVPENPVFFSPRPVSELDAAAVKLQKVYKSYRTRRNLADCAVVVEELWWKALDFAALKRSSVSFFNVEKPETAVSRWARARTRAAKVGKGLSKDEKAQKLALQHWLEAIDPRHRYGHNLHFYYDIWFESESSQPFFYWLDCGDGKEINVEKCPRPVLHRQCIKYLGPIEREAYEVVVENGKLLYRQSGVLVNTIGGSKWIFVLSTTRSLYVGQKKKGQFQHSSFLAGGATTAAGRLVAHDGILEAIWPYSGHYHPTEENFMEFISFLEENHVDLSNVKRCAIDDDYPSMKITDGEPTKLESFKSTESDGGKTTSSDDITKKTTITTVQEETKNVLGANAKPPVFDLGKRLSCKWTSGTGPRIGCVRDYPAELQSRALEQVNLSPRVTPGMLGHYGPIPSPRPSPKVRLSPRLAYMGLPSPRTQIPAAS